A window of the Arenibacter algicola genome harbors these coding sequences:
- a CDS encoding SAM-dependent methyltransferase: MDQTMGNIGKLYLIPTTLGDNEPLEVLPISIKRTIEQIDHYIVENEKTARHFIKKISSKKSQPSLHINVLNKFTEPEILPTFLDPCFEGYNVGIISEAGCPGIADPGADIVSIAHQKGVQVVPLVGPSSILLALMASGLNGQSFAFNGYLPIEAGERKKSIKRFEKLSRDFDQSQIFIETPYRNDKLLAELIKTLSPQTLVCIACDITLPTEFIATKKVMDWQRMSVDLHKRPTIFIIHA; the protein is encoded by the coding sequence ATGGACCAAACAATGGGCAATATTGGAAAATTATATTTAATCCCAACCACCCTGGGCGATAACGAGCCCTTGGAAGTTCTGCCCATATCCATCAAAAGGACCATTGAACAAATTGATCATTACATAGTTGAAAATGAAAAAACGGCTAGGCACTTTATAAAAAAGATCAGTTCCAAAAAATCGCAGCCAAGTCTACATATCAATGTACTTAACAAATTTACGGAACCAGAAATACTTCCCACTTTTTTGGACCCTTGTTTTGAAGGTTATAATGTAGGCATTATATCGGAAGCTGGTTGCCCGGGAATTGCCGATCCCGGTGCCGATATCGTGAGTATTGCCCATCAAAAAGGAGTACAGGTAGTACCGCTGGTAGGCCCCTCCTCTATTTTATTGGCCTTAATGGCCAGTGGTCTAAACGGTCAAAGTTTTGCTTTCAATGGCTATTTGCCTATTGAAGCCGGGGAAAGAAAAAAGAGCATCAAGAGATTTGAAAAACTATCCAGAGATTTTGATCAATCCCAAATTTTTATTGAAACACCCTACAGAAACGATAAACTTTTGGCCGAATTAATAAAAACACTTTCTCCTCAAACCTTGGTTTGCATTGCCTGCGACATAACATTGCCCACAGAGTTCATCGCTACAAAAAAAGTGATGGATTGGCAGAGAATGTCTGTTGACCTTCACAAGAGACCCACTATTTTTATTATTCACGCATAA
- the prmC gene encoding peptide chain release factor N(5)-glutamine methyltransferase — protein MLLKEIKNIYHLELDPLFPKEEVDSFFYLVIDHYLGLERFILAMQPNLVVSKENEDPLFFALSQLKQERPIQHILGKAHFCELEFRVDENVLIPRPETEELVYWIINEVQKGDPREEVKILDIGTGSGCIAISLAKNLPNAKVYALDISKKALQIARENAMDNGVDIVFLEADILSLEGFKDKFDVIVSNPPYVRELEKLEMKNNVVEHEPGLALFVSDGDPLIFYKKITRLALSHLKKGGVLFFEINQYLGEEMKQLLEAENFSEIELRKDMFGNDRMLKGQLDPK, from the coding sequence ATGTTATTAAAAGAAATCAAAAACATTTACCATTTAGAGCTGGATCCGCTTTTCCCAAAAGAAGAGGTGGATAGCTTTTTTTACTTGGTAATAGATCATTATTTGGGTTTGGAGAGATTTATTTTGGCCATGCAACCCAATCTTGTGGTGTCCAAAGAAAATGAGGATCCTTTGTTTTTTGCTTTAAGCCAATTGAAACAAGAACGACCCATTCAACATATTTTAGGGAAGGCCCATTTTTGCGAACTGGAGTTTCGTGTAGATGAAAACGTTTTGATACCCAGGCCCGAAACTGAGGAATTGGTTTATTGGATAATAAATGAGGTTCAAAAAGGGGATCCTCGGGAAGAAGTGAAAATACTGGATATTGGCACTGGAAGCGGTTGTATTGCCATCTCCCTGGCCAAAAACTTGCCTAACGCCAAAGTGTATGCCCTGGATATTTCAAAAAAGGCATTGCAGATAGCCAGAGAGAACGCCATGGATAATGGTGTGGATATAGTCTTTCTGGAAGCGGATATTTTGTCTCTTGAGGGCTTTAAAGATAAATTTGATGTAATAGTTTCCAATCCTCCCTATGTCAGGGAATTGGAAAAATTGGAAATGAAAAATAATGTCGTGGAGCACGAGCCCGGTTTGGCTCTCTTTGTTTCCGATGGGGATCCTTTGATTTTCTACAAAAAAATAACACGCCTTGCTTTAAGCCACTTAAAGAAAGGTGGGGTCCTGTTTTTTGAGATAAATCAATATCTTGGCGAAGAAATGAAACAACTTCTGGAAGCGGAAAATTTTTCGGAAATTGAACTGAGAAAAGATATGTTCGGAAATGACAGAATGTTAAAAGGACAGCTCGACCCTAAATGA
- a CDS encoding HAD family hydrolase — MIKNIIFDFGDIFINLDKQVVFRALQDNGIQKFLPKYHTINEDFEVGKISPQEFVERLQPDFPHLGPQAITDIWNSMLLDFPEYRLNFLENLAKENSYRLFLLSNTNALHIPHVIKIMGNESFGRFKSSFEQFYLSHEIQLRKPNHEIFQYVLEQNRLEPKDTLFIDDTKENTDAARELGIKTWNLIVGKEDVVNLKERL; from the coding sequence ATGATTAAAAACATCATATTCGATTTTGGGGACATCTTCATCAACCTGGACAAACAGGTAGTTTTTAGAGCACTTCAAGATAATGGTATCCAAAAATTTTTACCTAAATACCACACTATTAATGAAGACTTCGAAGTAGGCAAAATTAGTCCTCAGGAATTTGTGGAGAGACTGCAACCTGATTTCCCACACCTTGGCCCCCAAGCGATAACCGATATTTGGAATTCCATGTTGTTGGATTTTCCAGAATATCGCCTAAACTTTTTGGAGAACTTGGCAAAGGAGAACAGTTATAGGCTTTTCCTTTTAAGCAACACCAATGCCTTGCATATTCCTCACGTAATCAAGATCATGGGCAATGAAAGTTTTGGGCGATTTAAAAGTTCGTTTGAGCAGTTTTATTTATCACATGAAATCCAATTGAGAAAACCGAACCACGAAATATTTCAATATGTTCTGGAGCAAAATAGATTGGAACCCAAGGATACACTCTTTATAGACGACACCAAGGAAAATACGGATGCAGCCAGGGAATTGGGCATAAAGACATGGAATCTAATTGTAGGCAAGGAAGATGTGGTTAATTTAAAGGAACGACTATAA
- the ribD gene encoding bifunctional diaminohydroxyphosphoribosylaminopyrimidine deaminase/5-amino-6-(5-phosphoribosylamino)uracil reductase RibD codes for MKIHEKYISRCIQLAKNGLGTTFPNPMVGSVIVYGDKIIGEGYTSPYGGSHAEVNAINSVKDKALLSKATLYVTLEPCSHYGKTPPCADLIVKHQIPNVVIGLLDPHDKVAGKGIEKLKAAGCNVTVGVLEKECTEHHKRFLTSHTKKRPYIILKWAETADGFIAPAQDKRSDNPEPYWISNPYSQQLVHLWRSQEQAILVGTNTVLVDNPKLNVRHWKGRNPIRIVLDRDLKINNKHHVLDGSVKTIIITAQCPKIPHQGILYEAIDFENNLATQICTILHKHEIISVIIEGGAQTLQSFIDSDLWDEARIFKGKSQFGEGLESPRIQGVLQSETQIESDILTLLKHD; via the coding sequence GTGAAGATACACGAAAAATATATTTCAAGATGTATACAGCTCGCCAAAAATGGCCTGGGAACTACCTTTCCCAATCCCATGGTGGGCAGTGTTATTGTGTATGGAGACAAAATTATAGGAGAGGGCTACACCAGTCCCTATGGTGGCTCCCACGCCGAGGTGAATGCCATAAATTCCGTAAAGGACAAGGCGCTTTTAAGTAAAGCCACCCTATATGTTACCCTGGAACCATGTTCCCATTATGGAAAAACGCCTCCATGTGCAGACCTTATTGTTAAGCATCAAATTCCGAATGTTGTTATAGGCCTTTTGGATCCACATGACAAAGTTGCCGGCAAAGGCATTGAAAAATTAAAAGCTGCAGGCTGCAATGTCACTGTGGGTGTACTGGAAAAAGAATGCACGGAACACCATAAACGGTTCCTAACCTCCCATACCAAAAAAAGACCTTATATTATTTTGAAATGGGCAGAAACGGCCGATGGCTTCATAGCTCCCGCCCAAGATAAAAGAAGTGACAATCCCGAACCTTACTGGATCAGCAATCCTTACTCCCAACAACTGGTCCACCTATGGCGCAGTCAGGAACAGGCCATTTTGGTTGGCACCAACACAGTATTGGTAGATAACCCCAAGTTAAACGTTCGTCATTGGAAAGGCCGGAATCCGATTAGAATTGTTTTGGACAGGGATTTGAAAATCAACAATAAACATCATGTTCTGGATGGAAGCGTAAAAACCATCATTATAACCGCCCAATGTCCCAAAATTCCACATCAGGGAATTTTATATGAGGCTATCGATTTTGAAAATAATTTGGCAACCCAAATTTGTACCATCCTACATAAGCATGAAATTATAAGTGTTATCATTGAAGGAGGGGCACAAACACTACAAAGCTTTATAGACTCCGATTTATGGGACGAGGCTAGAATTTTTAAGGGCAAGAGTCAATTTGGGGAAGGCTTGGAATCTCCTAGGATTCAAGGTGTTCTTCAAAGTGAAACGCAAATAGAATCTGACATATTAACACTCTTAAAACATGATTAA
- a CDS encoding DMT family transporter: MLDLALSILFSSLIFVVFKLYDTFRIQTLYAIIINYIVASAVGMFFYEKKIELLEIPAKPWFLGTLVLGILFILVFNLMAATSQKSGVSVASVATKMSLVIPVIFGLFVYNEKLGALKSVGILLALAAVYFASIKEKDVPLKKNIILLPTLVFIGSGVIDTSIKYLEETLVPKEEFPLFSAVVFGSAATTGLIFITIKAFKKWLAPNLTTILGGITLGILNYFSIFYLLRALQHENLNSASVFTINNVAIVMFSTLLGVVLFKERISIKNWMGITLAIISILLVAFF, translated from the coding sequence ATGTTGGATCTAGCCTTAAGTATACTGTTTTCCAGCTTAATTTTTGTGGTTTTCAAACTGTATGATACCTTTAGGATCCAAACTCTTTACGCCATCATAATCAACTATATAGTAGCCTCCGCGGTAGGAATGTTTTTCTACGAAAAAAAAATAGAGTTGCTGGAAATACCTGCAAAACCATGGTTTCTGGGAACTTTGGTTTTGGGAATATTGTTCATACTTGTATTTAACCTCATGGCCGCCACCTCGCAAAAAAGTGGTGTCTCGGTGGCTTCGGTCGCTACTAAAATGTCCTTGGTAATTCCGGTCATATTTGGGCTGTTTGTCTACAATGAAAAACTGGGGGCTTTGAAATCCGTAGGTATACTATTGGCCCTGGCTGCCGTATACTTTGCCTCTATCAAGGAAAAGGATGTCCCCTTAAAGAAGAATATCATTCTATTGCCCACCTTGGTTTTTATTGGTTCCGGGGTAATAGATACCAGTATTAAGTATTTGGAGGAGACCTTGGTCCCCAAGGAGGAGTTTCCTTTATTCTCTGCGGTGGTTTTTGGTTCTGCCGCAACTACAGGGCTGATTTTTATTACGATCAAAGCCTTTAAAAAATGGTTGGCTCCCAATTTAACGACCATTCTCGGCGGAATTACCTTGGGCATTCTAAATTATTTTTCGATATTTTATCTGTTGCGCGCACTACAGCACGAAAATCTAAATAGTGCCTCTGTTTTCACCATAAACAATGTGGCCATAGTTATGTTCTCTACCTTGTTGGGGGTAGTTCTCTTTAAAGAACGCATCAGCATAAAAAATTGGATGGGAATTACACTAGCGATTATCAGTATTCTTCTAGTAGCTTTTTTTTAA
- a CDS encoding acyl-CoA thioesterase, which produces MDFNEFSFRVRYGETDQMGVVYHGNYAQYLEMGRVEWLRSMGISYKKMEENGIMLPVISLSILFKKSAVYDDLLTVTTYIRKRPMVRIEFDYEIRNEAKELLIEANTVLAFMDMKTNKPIKCPDYILDNLDI; this is translated from the coding sequence ATGGATTTTAATGAATTTTCTTTTAGGGTCAGGTATGGCGAAACAGATCAAATGGGAGTAGTTTATCACGGGAATTACGCGCAATATCTGGAGATGGGACGGGTTGAGTGGCTAAGGTCCATGGGCATTTCCTACAAAAAGATGGAGGAAAACGGAATAATGTTGCCTGTAATTTCTTTAAGCATTTTATTTAAGAAATCGGCAGTATATGACGATCTTTTAACAGTTACCACCTATATCCGTAAGCGGCCTATGGTAAGAATAGAATTTGACTATGAAATACGAAATGAGGCCAAAGAATTGTTAATAGAAGCCAACACGGTTCTGGCATTTATGGATATGAAAACCAATAAGCCCATAAAATGTCCAGATTATATTCTGGATAACCTAGACATCTAA
- a CDS encoding GNAT family N-acetyltransferase — translation MLVTTIREIQPKDNENVARVIRKVLEDLGVPKVGTAYADKALDQMFENYDVPRADYFVAEENGRIIGCAGIAQLENYEGNVCELQKMYFLEEARGRGLGIKMINRCLDRATEYGYEHCYLETMPYMEDAQKLYLKSGFHYIKEPMGNTGHYSCPVWMLKSL, via the coding sequence ATGTTAGTCACTACCATAAGGGAAATTCAACCCAAAGACAATGAGAATGTTGCCAGGGTAATAAGAAAAGTTTTGGAGGACCTTGGCGTTCCTAAAGTGGGTACGGCCTATGCCGATAAAGCATTGGATCAAATGTTTGAAAATTATGACGTACCACGGGCCGACTATTTTGTGGCCGAGGAAAACGGTAGGATTATTGGATGTGCCGGAATTGCCCAGTTGGAGAATTATGAGGGCAACGTATGTGAATTACAGAAAATGTATTTTCTAGAAGAGGCCAGGGGAAGGGGATTGGGAATTAAAATGATAAATAGATGTTTGGATAGAGCTACCGAATATGGCTATGAACACTGTTATTTGGAAACCATGCCCTATATGGAAGACGCCCAAAAATTATATTTAAAGTCCGGGTTTCATTATATCAAAGAGCCAATGGGCAATACCGGTCATTACTCATGTCCGGTTTGGATGCTTAAAAGTTTATAG
- the dnaA gene encoding chromosomal replication initiator protein DnaA, with amino-acid sequence MSVTATSVWNHCLDFIKDNIQPQAFKTWFEPIKPVKLSDNALSIQVPSKFFYEWLEEHYVKLLKVALTKELGETAKLVYIIKMENTYGNREPFTEKIPSSNRSHVEPQELDVAIKSKNPELKNPFVIPGIRNIKIESQLNPSYNFDNFLEGDSNRLARSAGMAVANKPGGTSFNPLLVFGGVGLGKTHLAHAIGVEIKDKYPERTVLYISAEKFTQQYIESVKKNTRNDFIHFYQLIDVLIIDDVQFLSGKSGTQDVFFHIFNHLHQNGKQVILTSDKAPVDMQDIEQRLLSRFKWGLSAELQTPDYETRISILKNKLYRDGVEMPDDIIDYVAKHIKTNIRELEGAIISLIAQSSFNKKEVTLELAQLVVEKFVKNTKREVSIDYIQKVVSDYFEMDVATLQSKTRKRHIVQARQLAMFFAKKFTKASLASIGSQIGKRDHATVLHACKTVDNLAETDKQFRKYIDDLTKKFS; translated from the coding sequence ATGAGTGTTACTGCAACGTCCGTATGGAACCATTGTTTGGACTTTATAAAAGACAATATCCAACCGCAGGCATTCAAAACTTGGTTCGAGCCAATTAAACCTGTTAAGCTTTCCGATAATGCCCTGAGCATTCAAGTTCCCAGTAAATTTTTTTATGAATGGCTGGAAGAGCACTATGTTAAACTATTAAAAGTAGCCCTTACCAAAGAATTGGGTGAGACCGCTAAATTGGTGTACATCATTAAAATGGAAAACACCTATGGCAATCGGGAACCTTTTACAGAAAAAATACCTAGTTCCAATAGATCCCATGTAGAGCCTCAGGAATTGGACGTGGCCATAAAATCCAAAAATCCGGAATTAAAAAATCCATTTGTAATACCTGGGATCAGAAACATAAAGATTGAATCCCAATTAAACCCAAGTTATAATTTTGATAATTTCTTGGAAGGCGACTCCAACCGATTGGCTAGATCGGCAGGAATGGCCGTTGCCAACAAACCTGGGGGAACTTCCTTTAATCCATTATTAGTGTTTGGCGGTGTAGGTTTGGGAAAAACACATTTGGCCCATGCCATAGGCGTGGAAATCAAGGATAAATATCCAGAAAGGACCGTATTATATATCTCTGCTGAGAAATTTACCCAACAATATATTGAATCGGTAAAGAAAAATACTAGAAACGATTTTATTCATTTCTATCAGTTGATAGATGTGCTCATCATTGATGACGTGCAATTTTTATCGGGAAAATCGGGAACTCAGGATGTGTTCTTCCATATTTTCAATCATTTGCACCAAAACGGCAAACAGGTTATCCTAACTTCGGACAAAGCCCCTGTTGATATGCAGGACATTGAACAGCGTTTGCTTTCCCGATTTAAATGGGGATTATCTGCCGAGCTCCAAACACCTGACTACGAAACAAGGATATCGATTTTAAAAAATAAATTGTATCGGGATGGTGTAGAAATGCCAGACGACATTATAGACTACGTTGCCAAGCACATAAAAACCAATATCAGGGAATTGGAAGGAGCAATTATTTCCTTGATTGCCCAATCTTCCTTCAACAAGAAAGAAGTTACTCTGGAATTGGCCCAATTGGTAGTGGAGAAATTCGTTAAAAACACCAAGAGGGAGGTATCCATTGATTATATCCAAAAGGTAGTTTCCGACTATTTCGAAATGGATGTGGCCACTCTACAGTCAAAAACAAGAAAAAGACATATTGTACAGGCCAGACAATTGGCAATGTTCTTTGCGAAAAAATTCACCAAAGCCTCATTGGCAAGTATTGGGTCACAAATTGGAAAAAGAGACCACGCTACAGTGCTACACGCCTGTAAGACCGTAGACAATCTTGCAGAGACCGACAAGCAGTTCCGAAAATATATAGACGATCTAACCAAGAAGTTTTCTTAA
- a CDS encoding low molecular weight protein-tyrosine-phosphatase yields MRTKVLMVCLGNICRSPLAEGILKSKLDKETIHVDSAGTASYHIGKKPDSRSISIAKKYGIDISQQRCRQFTAKDFDEYDLIYAMDRSNYENIVALAENENAIAKVNLLLHRSNVTSKEVPDPYYGGEDEFEEVFQLIDAACNLIAQDIIHK; encoded by the coding sequence ATGAGAACCAAAGTCCTTATGGTCTGTTTGGGGAATATATGTAGGTCACCATTGGCCGAGGGTATTTTAAAAAGCAAATTGGACAAGGAAACCATACATGTGGATTCTGCGGGTACCGCCAGTTACCATATTGGAAAAAAACCCGATAGCAGATCCATATCAATAGCTAAAAAATATGGAATAGACATTAGTCAGCAGCGATGCAGGCAATTCACCGCCAAAGATTTTGACGAATATGATCTGATTTACGCTATGGATAGAAGTAATTACGAAAACATTGTTGCCCTGGCCGAAAATGAAAACGCGATTGCCAAAGTTAATTTATTACTTCATAGATCAAACGTTACCAGCAAAGAAGTTCCAGACCCCTATTATGGAGGGGAAGATGAATTTGAAGAAGTATTTCAATTAATTGATGCGGCATGCAACCTTATTGCACAGGACATAATTCATAAATAA
- a CDS encoding IMPACT family protein, giving the protein MDLDVYKTLNTPSEEILFKERKSKFFGYAYPILHEDEVKPIIEELRKQHHTANHVCYAWQLGVEDVNYRANDDGEPNNSAGMPIYGQIQSFGVTNVLVAVARVFGGTKLGVGGLISAYRTAAQMALDSADIIEKTLQQRYLLCFEYSEMDKVMRTLKQHQMEIVSQKMEMDCKIEISVRKNDALLTENVFTAMYPVKIKKLDV; this is encoded by the coding sequence ATGGATTTGGACGTTTACAAAACCTTAAACACACCTTCGGAGGAAATTTTGTTCAAAGAACGGAAAAGCAAGTTTTTTGGTTACGCCTACCCGATACTGCATGAGGACGAGGTAAAACCCATTATTGAAGAACTCAGAAAACAACATCATACCGCCAACCATGTATGCTATGCCTGGCAGTTGGGAGTTGAAGATGTTAATTACAGGGCCAATGACGATGGTGAACCCAATAATTCCGCAGGAATGCCCATATACGGCCAAATACAGTCTTTTGGAGTAACCAATGTCCTAGTTGCCGTGGCCCGTGTCTTTGGAGGTACAAAACTAGGGGTAGGAGGATTGATATCCGCTTATAGGACAGCGGCACAAATGGCACTGGATTCGGCGGATATAATAGAAAAAACACTTCAGCAACGATATTTGCTTTGTTTTGAATATTCGGAAATGGACAAGGTTATGCGCACCTTAAAGCAGCATCAAATGGAAATTGTTAGCCAGAAAATGGAAATGGATTGCAAAATCGAGATTTCGGTTAGAAAAAACGACGCCCTTCTTACCGAAAATGTTTTTACAGCAATGTATCCCGTAAAAATTAAAAAATTAGATGTCTAG
- the mltG gene encoding endolytic transglycosylase MltG: MYIKRILLVIVIAGMLVGGAFAFMVYRAFFVPNTQFGNEVAYVFIPSNSDFQEVKSIMEPLLKDLKTFESAADKKGYSTNIKAGKYAIKKGMSNNDIVNSLRSGNIPVKVAFNNQENLADLAGRISLQIEADSTALLSAFGELDFLKANGFNDKTALSMYIPNSYEFFWNTSAEGFRERMLKEYKRFWNEERIAKSKSLGLNSSQVITLASIVHKETAKVDERPRVAGVYLNRLATGMLLQADPTVIYAIKLHTGNFDTIIKRVLYKDLELDSPYNTYKYGGLPPGPIAMPDISAIDAVLNPEKHDYYYFVANVEDFGYHKFAKTLTQHNRNKEQYVRWINSQKINR; this comes from the coding sequence ATGTATATAAAGAGAATTTTATTGGTTATCGTCATTGCCGGAATGTTGGTGGGAGGTGCATTCGCCTTTATGGTTTATAGGGCCTTCTTTGTGCCCAATACGCAATTTGGCAATGAAGTTGCCTATGTATTTATACCTTCAAATTCGGACTTCCAAGAAGTTAAGTCTATTATGGAACCCCTTTTGAAGGATCTGAAAACTTTTGAATCCGCAGCGGATAAAAAAGGCTACAGCACCAATATAAAAGCAGGAAAATATGCCATAAAAAAGGGGATGAGCAATAACGATATTGTCAACTCGCTGAGAAGTGGCAATATTCCCGTAAAAGTTGCTTTTAACAACCAGGAGAATCTGGCGGATCTGGCGGGTAGGATATCGCTTCAGATCGAGGCGGATAGTACAGCTTTATTGAGTGCCTTTGGGGAGCTGGATTTTCTAAAAGCAAATGGGTTTAATGATAAAACGGCACTTTCCATGTATATTCCAAACAGCTATGAGTTTTTCTGGAATACTTCTGCGGAGGGATTTAGGGAAAGGATGTTGAAGGAATACAAAAGGTTTTGGAACGAAGAACGTATAGCCAAATCGAAATCCCTGGGACTAAACTCCTCACAGGTCATTACCTTGGCATCCATTGTACATAAAGAGACGGCAAAAGTAGATGAGCGGCCTAGGGTGGCAGGTGTATATCTAAACCGATTGGCTACGGGGATGTTGCTACAGGCCGATCCAACAGTGATTTATGCCATTAAATTGCATACGGGGAATTTTGATACCATTATAAAAAGAGTGTTGTATAAAGATCTGGAACTGGATTCGCCCTATAATACCTATAAATACGGAGGTTTGCCTCCAGGACCAATTGCCATGCCCGATATTTCGGCCATAGATGCTGTTTTAAATCCGGAAAAACATGACTATTATTATTTTGTGGCGAATGTGGAAGATTTTGGTTATCACAAGTTTGCAAAGACATTGACGCAGCATAACCGAAATAAGGAGCAGTATGTCCGGTGGATAAACAGTCAAAAGATAAACCGCTGA
- a CDS encoding GNAT family N-acetyltransferase: MLSLKGEQIYLRALEPKDLDFLYDLENNPEIWEISGTTAPYSKHVLQLYLENAHKDIYEVKQLRLCICNLEGTVMGLIDLFDFDPKNLRVGMGIIVSRKGDRNKGVGAEAIEILTNYAFLVLGMRQVYVNVMEENAPSIHLFSKLGFEKVGVKKDWIYSNGVYKNEILFQKINS; encoded by the coding sequence ATGTTGAGTCTTAAAGGGGAACAGATTTACCTAAGGGCCTTGGAGCCCAAAGATTTGGATTTCCTATATGATTTGGAGAACAATCCCGAGATATGGGAAATAAGCGGCACCACTGCACCCTATTCCAAACACGTGTTACAACTTTACCTGGAAAATGCCCATAAAGATATATATGAGGTAAAACAATTGCGATTGTGTATTTGCAATTTGGAAGGCACTGTAATGGGTTTAATTGATTTATTTGATTTTGACCCCAAGAATTTGAGAGTGGGAATGGGTATTATTGTTAGCCGGAAGGGGGATAGAAACAAAGGGGTTGGTGCTGAAGCCATAGAGATATTAACCAATTATGCCTTTTTGGTATTGGGAATGAGACAGGTTTATGTGAATGTAATGGAGGAAAACGCTCCTAGCATACATTTGTTTTCAAAACTGGGGTTTGAGAAAGTTGGAGTTAAAAAAGATTGGATTTACTCCAATGGAGTTTATAAAAATGAAATCTTGTTTCAAAAGATAAATAGCTAA
- the dapF gene encoding diaminopimelate epimerase, whose protein sequence is MQLNFFKYQGTGNDFVMIDNRKEFFPKENVGLVSFLCDRRFGIGADGLILLENDEDTDFKMVYYNSDGRQGTMCGNGGRCIVAFAHYLGVVDQNTSFMAVDGLHNAIIANGIVSLEMQNVKEIKEKSNSLFLNTGSPHHVQLVDGLKDFDVRKEGAKLRYGLYGEQGSNINFVDQATEDTFNVRTYERGVEDETFSCGTGVTAVALAMHHSGKTNKDSVKIITPGGNLQVKFKSNANGYDNIWLTGPAQLVFKGEINVES, encoded by the coding sequence ATGCAACTGAATTTCTTTAAATACCAAGGAACTGGAAATGACTTTGTCATGATCGATAACCGCAAAGAGTTTTTTCCAAAGGAAAATGTTGGCTTGGTCTCTTTTTTATGTGATAGAAGATTTGGCATTGGTGCCGATGGACTCATTTTACTGGAAAATGACGAGGACACTGATTTTAAAATGGTCTATTATAATTCTGATGGCAGACAGGGTACTATGTGCGGTAATGGAGGCAGGTGTATTGTGGCCTTTGCCCATTATTTGGGGGTTGTGGACCAAAATACATCATTTATGGCGGTAGACGGACTTCATAATGCGATTATTGCAAATGGTATTGTTAGTTTGGAGATGCAGAATGTAAAGGAAATAAAGGAAAAGTCCAATTCATTATTTCTCAATACAGGTTCCCCGCACCATGTTCAGTTGGTAGACGGACTTAAGGATTTTGATGTCCGCAAGGAAGGTGCAAAGCTTCGTTATGGTTTGTACGGTGAACAAGGAAGCAATATCAACTTTGTAGATCAGGCCACGGAGGATACCTTTAATGTAAGGACCTATGAGCGGGGAGTGGAAGATGAGACCTTTTCCTGTGGAACCGGGGTAACTGCCGTTGCGTTGGCCATGCATCATTCCGGGAAGACCAATAAGGATTCCGTAAAGATCATTACCCCTGGGGGCAATCTACAGGTGAAATTTAAAAGCAATGCAAATGGATACGATAATATATGGTTGACAGGTCCGGCACAACTCGTTTTTAAAGGGGAGATAAATGTTGAGTCTTAA